TGACAAAGGGTGTCATTGATTGAAGCCTACTCTGGAAGCATGACATGGATGCAGGAAGATGATCAATGtgacattgttttgttttcgaTCACAGTCCTGATCAAAAGGGCGGTTTCCTCTAAAGCTGCACAGGTGCTCGTTGGAAACTGGATATCAAAAGTACAGCACAGCATACAGTGTATTTCAATAGTTGATAGCTATAGATTATCTGGTTTGAACTAAGCCCTTGGTCCAAATGGAATTGCTGTTGGTAGCATATACTGTTCCCTTAGTTGGTTGCCTTTTAACATTCTTGTGTTTTGATCTAATCAGTTCACTAATGAAAGTCAGGAGTAACAGACGTCTTTGTGCTATAAGGTCCATTTGTCAATGCAGATTAAGAGAGCTCTGAATTAATATGGGTCAAAAAAGGCCTTTGTCTTTTTTAAATgttaccacacacaaacaaacacttgcTTGGCTGCTAGAAATTAGATATCAGTGTCAACTGATATAACAACTATCAATCCCAGTGGTGGCCTTTgactgattcccccccccccccccccccccaaaaaaaacaacctCAACAATACCTGCACTTCTGTACAATAGTGCAGTCCTGAACATTcctcaataaaaaaagaattctCCACTTGATTGCAATTTCCTGAGAAAATCAGGAGCTAAGGGCCTAATCAAATCAGAGGACAAGTAGAGTGAAATGACCGTTTTCCTGTTACAGTAGGTGTCTGGTAGAACACTGAGTGGGCTGGATCTGGGGTCTGGAGAGAAACTGGGTCACCGTTAACAGATCACCACCAACCAGGAGCCGTTTTTATGATTAATAATCATATAAGCTATAGCATGGAGCTATAAGTAGCATTTTGTCCATTTCTTCCTGAGGATGGCACTCTTGTTTCCGCTACATCCTAGCATTCATGATGGCTTGCAGCGTGTTGGAATAAAGCTTGCTTTTGTTTTGAATATGGTGGGTTTGCACGGATGACAAAGACAAAGTTGTCTTCCAAGACAGCTCTCGTTCACTCTTGCGTACAAAGTGTGGCAATTGTCCTTCGTTCAGTATGgcaccttctcttcctctctattccTCTATTTCAACTCTCAGTCTTTCATTCATTCACACTCTACTTCTCTTTCCAGAAACCAAGGCCGAACTGGAGCAGCTAATGACGGACATCAAGAAGTTTGCCAACAAAGTGCGCTCCAAGTTAAAGAGTAAGCTGTAAGACGCACCCATCGGCAAACTCTCTGTTTATCACGTTCATGTCTCAAACCCCCAAGCCCTATTCCGGAATCCATGTTTGTAATGACACAAGCCAAGACCATCCAAAACCAATATTAAAACACTTCATTAGACCTTTGGTAAAAATAGTCAAGTGATTGTGTGTCGCATTTCCCTCAGGTATTGAACAGTCAATTGAACATGAGGAAGGGTTGAACAGGTCATCTGCAGACTTGAGGATACGGAAGACACAGGTATGGCTGTAGTGACTGTCGACCACAGCGGTCGTCCACTGTGGTTTAGCGGTTTACGGTTTTGTGTTAGCAATTGGGCTAATTCTGGCTCCAATTCTGGCAGCGAGTTCATTTGCTCCTCTCAGTGGTATTCCAGGACTGGAGTTAGTCATGCCTTGTGTAGCTGCAATAAGAACAATTCTTGTAATATTTGTAATATAACTAACATCTGTTGTGGTTGGTCTGTCAGCATTCCACATTGTCTCGCAAGTTTGTGGAGGTGATGTCAGAGTACAATGCCACGCAGTCCGACTACCGGGAGCGCTGCAAAGGCCGCATTCAGAGACAACTGGAgatcagtaagtgtgtgtgtgattgtgtgtgtatatatataaataagatATGTTTCTCTGTGCACATCTGAGCCTGTGTTTGTGAGCGCACTcgtgtatgtgtatctgtgtgtgtttgcgtgtgtatggCCATGACCAAATCCAATATGTGCCACTTGTGAGCATCCGAAGAATCCAGATGAGTGTGTTTGTTCCGTGCCTTGGTCCCTCGTGGAGGGTTCGCCGTTGGAGCAGTCTCAACACTCGATTATAGCCTGCGAGCTAGATGTTAGGATGCAGCGTGGAAAACAATCAGACATTAGCGATAGACAAAAATAATTGATTGGATATGTTTCGATTTTGAATCATTCTATTTTAGTTAGAATTTTTGTCTATTTAAATGTGTAGATTTTGTGTCAATGAAACACAAAAACGCTCGAAATGAATTCACGCAAAAGAATATGGGAAATTGTTACACTGCATAATGAAGTAGGTTGTTATCAGGTTACTCTGTCCTTCATCTCAATGTTGCCATAATGAGCTTTTCCCAGTGCAGACACAGGGAGTTTATTCAAACAAACAGGGTTTAAATTCCGGATGTTTGGTTGAGGGGTTAGTGTGCATGCTCATTTGCCACCATATATTTACATGTGTAGGATCCATCTGTTTGCATGCATAATTCATGTGGATGTTTCCATGCGTGCTGGAAGACGGGTGGATCGTGTCAACTTTAAGTGTCGTCATCTTTGATGGGGATGACCCatcggtgatgtgtgtgttgaactggtgtgtgtgtgagagttccaCGCAGGCATCGTGAGTTGTTTCATGTCTGCTTTGATGTCTTTTGTATCTGTTCAAACCTTTTAGTCTTAGaatggatgctgtgtgtgtgtgtgtgtgtgtggctagggggagtcagatggctgagcggtgagggagtcgggctagtaatctgaaggttgccagttcgattcccagccgtacaaaatgatgttgtgtccttgggcaaggcacttcaccctacttgcttcggagggaatgtccctgtacttactgtaagtcgctctggataagagcgtctgctaaatgactaaatgtaaatgtggctaAACCTCCATAGCACCTCTGAGTAACTCAGCTGCAGCCTCAACGCTACATTCAAAGGTGTGCTAATCAATGGATTGGTGTGGCCAAGCCCCAAGCAGCAGTGCACTCTTTAAGCAGTTATTGGACATGAGTTGAATAGTATAATCTCTTGAGATCTCACCACATTTGTGTGGTGTCTGGGTTTTTTTTAGGTAACACCAGTCATGAAGTTCCCGCCAAAACCCGGAGAGGAGAGCTTACTCACATTGCCCtggccctcctccatctctaaaAAGACCTCCCGAAAGGGTTGTGCAAAAACCGATCTCTTCAAACTCAACGTCGACGCCACGGCAGTAGCTCTCCCTTAGCTCACATCGGCCAGGCTGTGTTTACAACTGGTCCCCGACACTGGTCTTGTCTGACCGTCCCCCTGTTCCTAGATTACACAAGCTAGGAGATATCGTTGAGGTATACTCTCCCTTTGTTCTTCAGAGGAGGGTGAAATGTCAGTTCAAACACACAATTCTGCCCTCTCAGATTCAGACTTGAGGCCTGTGAGGAAGAAATCAACTCCAAGGGCTCGGCTCGCTCAGCGTGCTGGAGAagaagggcattgtgggaaatcTCAGTAAACAAGGTCTTTAGGCAAAGCAATTCCAATATTCCTTTTTAATATCCTCTTTGAAATTAATTTCCCCCATCGCACATTAGACTGTTTTATCAGCCTCGGAGCAAACTTCCAACAGTTTCCTGTTTCCCACCGAACCTTTGGGTTGGGAACGTCGCCGTAATTTCATCTTGGATCGACGTTAGTTGCGTGATAGTGCCCACAGGGTTTATTGAATAGAAAGTGATATAAACATTGAATTCATTGAAGCTATGAGTAAATGACAGGGGGCTGAAAATGGACTCTGAAATGATTACCGCTGACGAGACGAGCTATAGCGAGGCTCGCTTTGGAAGCCCGAGAGTCCATAGGTGAAAAATCGAATGTTGCTGGGAAATCATTCCTTCAGTCCCTGGGCCCCTTTTGAAGGCTAAAAAGAGGACATCCATCTTCCCTCCGTCCATTTGATACCTATTGGGATCGATTGCGTGCAAGTATGTGCTGCTCTGCTCACCTGTTaagtcaatgggagggaggcCGCAGCCATGTTCAAACCAATGAATTCAAACAGAGCTCTCTCATTCGAATTGTCTTCGTTGTCATGCTGAGCTGGAATCTCCGATGCACAGCAACGCGTCGAGATAAGAGACGCtgaacaaaccccccccccccagcctctcttgcGCACGGTCTTAGTTATTCCTGTCCCCAGCccagtctgtgtgggtgtgagtgtctgACTCGGTGcacgtgtgcgtttgtgtgtgcactcgtgcgtgcgtgcgtgtgcgtgtctctcaCTGGGGCTTCTGACTCCCAGGTGAGCCACAGGTGTGCTGCAGCCAGGAAGTGCTAGCAGCGTTGAGTCAATATTGAACCAGGCAGAGCCACACAACAGGGCCGCAGCTGAGccagcgcacacacaaacacgtacacacccgcacacacacacaacttcataTACTCACTTACGCACAGGACACAGTAGCATAGCCATTGGTTGTTTCACACTTTCACAGCccatacagtattacacacagAATAGCCCAATCCACAGAATCTGTTGGCTTCAATCACTGTTGCCGTAGCACATCTTTGTGCTTCTGCGTATCCATGAGCTATCTTACCGGAGGTAGTATCTCTCCTGCACAATTGACCCTTCACCTGACATTATCTACCATCATCttattatcccccccccccccagtacctTCCAAAACAGCACAGGAGACTTCCATTTACCTGTGAgtgggaggctgtggaggaagggaggccaGACTGCTGTTAGCCCTGGGTCTGGCTCATCGTGGCCCAGTGAGGGGAGAGGTAGCGAGGGGGTGGGAGTGTGGGTGGGCGGGCGCTTTAGGGTCTAGCCGTGGGGCCCAGTTGGGACCGCGTGACCTGGGTTGAGCGGAATTATTTGTAGGAGATTTACAGATGGTTCTCACACGTTATggaaatgcatacacacacacacatacagtacacgtcCACGCACACAAGAACACTTGAAGACACGGCAAAAATCGTACTAAATGGGGTTTAACATTGCAACTCTACAATTGGATGGGTTGCCATGGTTGGGCTGCCACAGCAGCAGGTGTTGCCTAGTCCTTGCCAATCAGGAATGACTCACTCTTTCCTCCCCACGGCAATTAGAGAAGGGGTGGGACTCATTGACATTGGCTGGGGCTGAGGGGTTAAGACATGCATGCAAagactacgtgtgtgtgcgtgtgtatttgtgggtgtgtttaggTGTTTGTTTGCTTGCATGCCTTCCCCACGCTATTGATCATAGCACATGCTGGCCTTTTTCACACCAACTGATAAATGTCTCTGTCAGTCGCCCCCAGTAGACGAAGGCCCCTACTCCCAGGCTGGGCTATCTATCTTCCAccacgcaggcaggcaggcaggcaggcaggcagacagacagacagacaggcagacaggcaggcagacagacagacaggcaggcaggcaggcaggcaggcaggcaggcaggcagtcaggcatTGAATCACAGGGTCAGCCACTAAGGTCACCGACTAGAAATGTTCTTTTCCTCCTCCATGAAAAGTCAATTACACCACCTAGCCAACAGGTGATCTCTCACTAgtctccccccaaaaaaacaaacaaaacatttaaacaATGAAATGCCTCCGGTAGCTCTGCAACCCACTCTTGAATTCCCAAAATGTGGAACTACGCTTTGTAATGAAACAGTAGACCCAACCGGCAGCCCACTCAATGCTGCCCTCGCTGTTGTTTAGAGAGCTCCTTCGAGCCGGTGGATTTGAGCTGCTCTGATTGGGTGTTTGGGAGCAGGGCtgtgagagcaggacagagacagggagatgagagaggcaaGTGTGTGATTAATCCCCCAGTgacgcctctcctctccactcctcttatCCTCCCAGCCTAATTGTCTGGATGGGGCTGTGGGTGCCTGAGCTGACAGCGCGATGTGtcggcgcacacgcacacaatgctGTGGTacaattctagtggcactgtgtagatctgaatagtcaagatggcggtttcaatataatttatttagtttgtacaatttaagaattaacagagtactctggaccggtcatagcgaaagacatgcagatgtaaCCTACAGGTAGTCTGAGAGAgtggtgaagaacaaccctaaaaccctgccttatataaactttgaacaaaggttcttctgatggtcaatccatccatatagcggtctctgtgattggccagcactactcagtgacagtttgactccacatcaagtgtcccacagttctttgatgccccaggtccctctctaaagaaggagatggttaatgatacacaaacaggacacaggacacaatctctttggccaaaaggttaggtcagctcgctcaactgagataacaatctcccccaacccccagacctaactaagacccactggctcttagttaggtaataataaaacataccataaataccttaaaacaatctgagtgtccattctacagagtaaaccacaccacagagcctagatattgtaactatgtcaaaaactgccataacaacacaagcatacacacgcacacacgcatgcacatacaccagcacacaccatacacacgcacacacacaagcatacacacgcacaggcacacacacatacatcagcacacatcacacacacacacactcaagcacacatcacacacactgaagcccACACAAGGAAATTGCATACACGCGTATGtactacacctacacacactgcctacacatacacacacacacacacatagcccacCCTGTTTGGAGGGTTACACATGCACTCAGCACCCAGGCGCGTCACTAAGAGGTGACATCTCGCCATGGAGGCAGCCCAGCAACATGTGTCTGGAGAGAAGGGAGCTAGATGGAACATTGTATGTGTGagggggatttgtgtgtgtgtgtgtctgcgtgtgtgcgcgcgcgcgtgcgtgtcttGACATGTCTGTGTTTTAGCCGGCCTTTCTCAGTACCAGCCGATACAATGACTTCATTAGCGACTTTCTTCCGAATCGCTTTTAAAACGATGGTCATTTCTTTCCTGATTCATTTCGTCCGCATTCATCAACAACTTGCTTCTCCGACCGGTATTAAGAAGACAATCTAGAATGGGAACATTTGGGTGTTGAGAGACACAATCTGTGCCTTGTCTTTGTCCCTGTAGCTGGCAGAAACACGACCAATGAGGAGTTGGAGAGCATGCTGGAGAGCGACAACCCTGCCATCTTCACATCGGGGGtgagagaaccacacacacacaagcaagcgagtacacacacacgagtatACGCACACTAAAAGGACACATTCTAGCACACTGAAAAGCCACCGCAGACATGCGCCACTCTCAAAACACGAACCAGCGGCCTTTCTCATGCGTGTGACACGCGCACGCgtgcacacctcacacactcaggatAATACTGTTGCCCGTGACTTGTAAGTCAAATCCACCGCGTTCAGGCGAGAGTATTCTCAACACAGAAAGTCGAGTTGACTtgcgtgtctgtgcttgtgtgtgcattggGTTTGCGTGGCATAGATCTGCTCCCCACGTTCGGCCATATTTTTGACTCCAACGTTCTCTGTCCCAGATCATCATGGATTCCAACATCACCCAGCAGGCCATGAACGAGATCGAGACGAGGCACACGGAGATCATTAAGCTGGAGAAAGGCATCAGAGAGCTCCACGACATGTTCATGGACATGGCCATGCTGGTGGAGAGCCAGGTGGGCCCTCttgcatgcatgtacacacacacacacagacagacagatacctgCATCCGCAGACACCACTAACTCCTCAACCATGGTTCAGGATCGCGATGATGACAATATTAACCTCAAACCCTggtcctactctctctctccctctccttccctttctctctctctctctctccatcccagggAGAGATGATAGACCGTATAGAGTACAACGTGGAGCACTCCGTGGACTACGTGGAGCGGGCCGTATCTGACACGAAGAAAGCAGTGAAGTACCAGAGTAAAGCCAGGAGGGTGAGTCCCGCGGGGCTGAGTGCCGCCCCGCTGCATGAGCCCTAGATGTGACGCTAACGTGACACCAAATACGCTAACGTTGTTGTGCCGTATCGTCAATGTGCCTGCTTAGCCTGTCTTTATCAAAAACCGCTAACGTCCGTTTGGAGAAAGAGATCGTTAGCCCGGGGGATTCGATTCCTAATCGATACAGCCCGGCctgtatccctccctccctgtaatAGCAGTGGTCTAACGTATCGGCTAGCAAGCTATCGGCGTCTATAATATGTATTAGAAGCTAGCGCCTCAGAGAAACCCAAGCTTGCTTGCCTCCTCGGCTTGCTTTAAACCGGATCCACTCAGAGTCTTAGTGGCAGCATTCTGACTGGAATGGTGCTCTTAGCTAAGTCATTCACTTTACTCATCTCCGGTGCTGGACCCGGTCCAATTATATTGGCTTTCAAATTAGACAGTGAATGAAACTGGACTAGGCTTTTTATTCCACGTAATGAGTTTCGCCTGCCACCAATGACTAGAACAAATGTCTGTGAATTGAAGGTAAGTCAGTGCAGAAGAATTTGTATTCAAGTGTGCAGCCGTTGACCTGGAGTTACCCAGCCATGTTAATATTCAAGTCAAGCAGTTTATTTGAAAGTTGTATGCATACTCCAAACTACTTGGGAAACTCATCAATATTGAACCGCGAGAGCCATCTTAAATCTGGCTTTCGATCAGTGTCTATGGACAGTTTATTATCCTTTTCCTTCATGCTTTTTGGTAGATGGAGAAAGTCTGGTCAATATCACCACCCAGTGGTCATATGTGGGCTTTGCATGCCATTTAGGCTAAATAGTATTTTCTACAAGAGGAAGATGTTTGGGAGGAAATGACGTTGCATGGTAAATGCTAATTATCTAACAATTGGACTTCATGCAGTTATGTATTATACTACATTGTTATACTATATTGTCAAACCCTCTTAAACTCCACACAGATAGCTATGTAGCTAATCAAGTCACATGTGGAGTTGTCTATTGAATGCTGCATGTAGTGTGTGCCATTGTGTGCTTTGTGCTGCATGGGTTCTCCCTCCCACCGAAGGTTAATACAGGAAGCTGTAAATCTGATTCATATGAGCACACAATAACATTGCGTCTGATTATTTGTGCTTCTGGTGCTAGAGAgaaggtataaaaaaaaaaacagcggaCAAGAGGTTTGACGTTGAACTGGATTCCTGTTCCCAGGGTTGTTGTGATGTTCCTAACATTCAGCTGACCTGTTTCTTCTTCTGTTCCCCATGCTGCCCGCGTGGACATGCTGTCGTATACCGTGCTTATTTCTTGGCTTTTATCTGAATCGTAATCCGATCATGTAGAAGAAAATCATGATCATCATTTGTTGTGTGGTGCTTTGTATTATTATTGCTGCTAGTGTTGGTGGTAGTTTAGCATAGAACACAaagttacacactcacacacacacagttacattatGTGGACACGATTGCCATTGCAAACAATTACACGCACAAACGCACAAATCCAAATACACACTTACAATGACACTCACctaattaaacacacacaaacaataataCACCattgcacacgcacaccacagtgTATGGACGTGTACTTATGCATGAGCATCTTTTGTAAATATGTGGTTTCAAATGTGTTACTGTGAGTTGGATGTTGAATACTTTAAAATgatgttttaaatgtatttgtggtTTGATTGTAACAGGAATGGGGACATTAGTGATTTTGACAACAGTACTGTAACTCTCACATTCCAATTGAAAATTGCGCTTAATATCTTTCTTTTTGTATGTCCAAATAAATGGCCACTTTTGACGAATGAGGTTGACCTTTCCCTTTACCCCCAAAATACCTAAAAGCTCAATCTCAAACAGATGAATGTTAGCAAaatgcagcatgtgtgtggttatatgtgtgtggctgttgaCATGTCTCCACATGCCTATCCAGGTACAGCTCGTATGCAGTATTACATGTCGTGCTCCGTAACTACTGGTGTGGAGAAACCTGtacctccacacacctgccATTCCAGCTCCACTCACCACCTCTTTCCTCAGAGCTTTCCTTTCCAGATCCCAAGACGAGCAGCTCTCAGGCAGCTCCTATAGTGCCAGTCTGGCTGGTCTGCAGCGCTTGTTGCCTCCCTCCGCCCTCAGCCGAGGAGAAATGTGCCTGCTGTCTCATGTGCTCAG
This window of the Osmerus mordax isolate fOsmMor3 chromosome 19, fOsmMor3.pri, whole genome shotgun sequence genome carries:
- the LOC136962979 gene encoding syntaxin-1A codes for the protein MKDRTQELKAGKEAEEEDEVAVAMDKDRFMDDFFVQVEEIRGFIEELSEKVEEVKRNHSAILAAPNPDEKTKAELEQLMTDIKKFANKVRSKLKSIEQSIEHEEGLNRSSADLRIRKTQHSTLSRKFVEVMSEYNATQSDYRERCKGRIQRQLEITGRNTTNEELESMLESDNPAIFTSGIIMDSNITQQAMNEIETRHTEIIKLEKGIRELHDMFMDMAMLVESQGEMIDRIEYNVEHSVDYVERAVSDTKKAVKYQSKARRKKIMIIICCVVLCIIIAASVGGSLA